A single window of Mycobacterium sp. ITM-2016-00318 DNA harbors:
- the prcB gene encoding proteasome subunit beta, which produces MSWPHRDQLHFPSPLPGAPSVPQAFYAPHVRYDSYAPHVRVDLSSFSELLRRQAPELLPVNRTGHEVVGAGEMLPHGTTIVALTFPGGVVMAGDRRATQGNMIASRDVKKVYITDDYTATGIAGTAAIAVEFARLYAVELEHYEKVEGVPLTFPGKVNRLATMVRGNLGAALQGFVALPLLAGYDLDDPDPEAAGRIVSFDAAGGWNFEEEGYQSVGSGSIFAKSSVKKLYSQVTDAESALRVAIEGLYDAADDDSATGGPDLVRGIYPTAVLLGADGAEEVPEERIAALAREVIESRSREDTFRHTAGPSTDARGDST; this is translated from the coding sequence GTGAGCTGGCCGCACCGCGATCAGCTGCACTTCCCGTCACCCCTTCCCGGAGCGCCCTCTGTGCCTCAAGCCTTCTATGCTCCTCACGTGCGCTACGACTCCTATGCTCCTCACGTGCGCGTCGACCTGTCGTCCTTCTCTGAACTGCTGCGCCGCCAGGCGCCCGAGCTTCTACCCGTGAACAGAACCGGCCATGAAGTCGTCGGTGCGGGGGAAATGCTGCCGCACGGCACCACGATCGTCGCGCTGACGTTCCCCGGCGGCGTGGTGATGGCGGGTGACCGGCGCGCGACGCAGGGCAACATGATCGCCAGCCGCGATGTGAAGAAGGTGTACATCACCGACGACTACACCGCGACGGGCATCGCGGGCACCGCGGCGATCGCCGTCGAGTTCGCCCGCCTCTACGCCGTCGAACTCGAGCACTATGAGAAGGTCGAAGGCGTCCCGCTCACGTTCCCCGGCAAGGTGAACCGGTTGGCGACGATGGTGCGCGGCAACCTCGGAGCCGCACTGCAGGGCTTCGTCGCGCTGCCACTGCTCGCCGGCTACGACCTCGACGATCCGGACCCGGAGGCGGCGGGACGCATCGTGTCCTTCGACGCGGCGGGCGGCTGGAACTTCGAGGAAGAGGGCTACCAGTCGGTGGGATCGGGCTCGATCTTCGCCAAATCGTCGGTGAAGAAACTGTATTCACAAGTCACCGATGCCGAGTCGGCCCTGCGGGTGGCGATCGAAGGGCTCTATGACGCCGCCGACGACGACTCTGCCACGGGCGGACCGGATCTGGTCCGCGGCATCTACCCGACCGCTGTCCTCCTCGGGGCCGACGGCGCCGAGGAGGTACCCGAGGAGCGGATCGCCGCGCTGGCCCGTGAGGTCATCGAAAGCCGTTCCCGCGAAGACACATTCCGCCACACGGCGGGTCCGTCGACCGATGCGCGGGGCGACTCGACATGA
- a CDS encoding ubiquitin-like protein Pup, with product MAQEQTKRGGGGGEDDDLTGSTAAGQERREKLTEETDDLLDEIDDVLEENAEDFVRAYVQKGGQ from the coding sequence ATGGCTCAGGAGCAGACCAAGCGTGGCGGTGGTGGTGGCGAGGACGACGACCTCACCGGCAGCACGGCCGCCGGGCAGGAGCGTCGCGAGAAGCTGACCGAGGAGACCGACGATCTGCTCGACGAAATCGACGACGTGCTCGAGGAGAACGCCGAAGACTTCGTCCGCGCATACGTCCAGAAGGGTGGACAGTGA
- the dop gene encoding pup deamidase/depupylase → MQRIIGTEVEYGISSPSDPTANPILTSTQAVLAYAAAAGIQRAKRTRWDYEVESPLRDARGFDLSRSAGPPPIVDADEVGAANMILTNGARLYVDHAHPEYSAPECTDPLDAVIWDKAGERVMEAAARHVASVPGAAKLQLYKNNVDGKGASYGSHENYLMSRQTPFSAVIAGLTPFLVSRQVITGSGRVGIGPSGDEPGFQLSQRSDYIEVEVGLETTLKRGIINTRDEPHADADKYRRLHVIIGDANLAETSTYLKLGATSLVLDLIEEGMDLTDLALARPVHAVHVVSRDPSLRATVALADGRELTGLALQRIYLDRVAKLVDSRDPDPRAADVVATWATVLDLLERDPMECAEILDWPAKLRLLEGFRNRENLSWSAPRLHLVDLQYSDVRLDKGLYNRLVARGSMKRLTTEQQVRDAVDNPPIDTRAYFRGECLRRFGADIAAASWDSVIFDLGGDSLVRIPTLEPLRGSKAHVGALLDSVDSAAELVEQLTN, encoded by the coding sequence ATGCAACGGATTATCGGGACCGAGGTCGAGTACGGCATCTCGTCGCCGTCCGACCCGACCGCGAATCCGATCCTGACGTCGACGCAGGCGGTGCTTGCGTACGCGGCCGCCGCCGGCATCCAGCGGGCCAAGCGCACGCGCTGGGACTACGAGGTGGAGTCGCCGCTGCGCGACGCGCGAGGCTTCGACCTGAGCCGGTCTGCCGGACCGCCGCCCATCGTCGACGCCGACGAGGTCGGTGCGGCCAACATGATCCTGACCAACGGCGCCCGGCTGTACGTCGACCACGCGCACCCCGAATACTCGGCGCCCGAGTGCACCGACCCGCTTGACGCCGTCATCTGGGACAAGGCGGGCGAGCGTGTCATGGAGGCCGCGGCGCGCCATGTCGCCAGCGTGCCCGGCGCCGCGAAGCTGCAGCTCTACAAGAACAACGTGGACGGCAAGGGTGCGTCCTACGGGTCGCACGAGAACTATTTGATGTCGCGACAGACGCCGTTCTCCGCGGTGATCGCCGGGCTCACCCCGTTTCTGGTGTCGCGCCAGGTCATCACGGGCTCGGGGCGCGTCGGCATCGGCCCGTCGGGCGACGAACCCGGCTTCCAGCTGTCGCAGCGGTCGGACTACATCGAGGTCGAGGTCGGCCTGGAGACGACGCTCAAGCGCGGCATCATCAACACCCGCGACGAGCCGCACGCCGACGCCGACAAGTACCGCAGGCTGCACGTCATCATCGGCGACGCCAACCTCGCCGAGACGTCCACCTACCTCAAACTGGGCGCCACCTCACTGGTGCTCGACCTGATCGAAGAGGGCATGGACCTCACCGACCTGGCGCTGGCCCGGCCGGTGCACGCCGTGCACGTCGTCAGCCGCGACCCGTCGCTGCGCGCGACCGTCGCGCTCGCCGACGGCCGTGAGTTGACCGGCCTTGCGCTGCAACGGATCTACCTCGATCGGGTGGCGAAGCTGGTGGACAGCCGCGACCCCGACCCCCGCGCCGCTGACGTCGTTGCGACCTGGGCGACCGTCCTCGACCTGCTCGAGCGCGACCCGATGGAGTGCGCCGAGATCCTCGACTGGCCCGCCAAGCTGCGATTGCTCGAAGGCTTCCGCAACAGGGAGAACCTGAGCTGGTCCGCCCCCCGCCTGCACCTGGTCGACCTGCAGTACTCCGACGTCCGCCTCGACAAGGGGCTTTACAACCGCCTGGTGGCGCGCGGATCGATGAAGCGGCTGACCACCGAACAGCAGGTGCGCGACGCCGTGGACAATCCGCCGATCGATACCAGGGCCTACTTCCGCGGGGAATGCCTTCGCCGGTTCGGCGCCGACATCGCGGCCGCCAGCTGGGACTCCGTGATCTTCGATCTCGGTGGCGATTCGCTCGTGCGGATTCCAACCCTCGAGCCGCTGCGCGGTAGTAAAGCGCACGTCGGAGCACTGCTGGACTCCGTGGACAGCGCCGCGGAATTGGTAGAGCAGCTCACTAACTAG